In the Cryptosporangium aurantiacum genome, ACCGGTCAGCGGCTCGGCGTGATCGCGGCCGGCCGCAGCGCGTTCAACAGCCTGCGGCTGGAGAAGGGCTACCGGCTGGCCGGTACCGACATGACCACCGAGCACGACCCGTTCGCGGCCGGGCTCGGGTTCGCGGTCCGCAACGACAAAGACTTTGTCGGACGCGATGCGCTGCGCGCCCTCGGCGAACCGTCGTCCCGCCTGACCGTGCTGACGCTGGACGACCCGGCCGCGGTGGTGCTGGGCAAGGAGCCGGTGTACTCCGGTGACACCCCGGCTGGGTACGTGACCAGCGCCTCGTACGGTTACACGATCGGGCGGTGTGTCGCGTACGCCTGGCTGCCCGCGTCGCTGCGGGCCGGGGACGCGGTGACGATCGACTATCTGGGTACCCGGCTGGCCGCCACGGTCGGCACCGAGCCACTGGTCGACCCCGGGATGCTGCGTATCCGGCGATGATGGGGCATCCGGCGCTGAGAGGACCTCATGAACAGCTATGACGTCATCGTCCTGGGCCTGGGCGGGATGGGCAGCGCCGCGGCGCACCACCTCGCGGCGCGCGGGCAGCGCGTCCTCGGGCTCGAGCAGTTCGGCCCGGCGCACGCGCTGGGCTCCAGCCACGGCGGCTCACGGATCATCCGGCAGTCCTACTTCGAGGATCCGGCCTACGTCCCGCTGCTGGTCCGCGCCTACGAACTCTGGGAGGACCTGGAGGCGGCGTCCGGCGCGGACCTGCTGACGCTCACCGGCGGGCTCTACGTCGGCCCGGCGGAGTCCACGACGGTGGCGGGCAGCCTCGCCGCCGCCCGCGAGTGGAACCTTCCGCACGAGCTGCTGGACGCCGAGACGATCCGCGTCCGCTTCCCCACGACGGCGCCGGACGAGGACGTCGTCGGGCTCTACGAGGAGCGAGCCGGGTTCGTCCGTCCGGAGGCGTCGGTCGCCGCCCACCTCTCGGTCGCCGGCCGGCTCGGTGCGGACCTGCACTTCGAGGAGCCGGTCCTGGACTGGTCGGCGCACAGCGGTGGAGTAGCCGTCACCACCGCACGGGGGACGTACACCGCCGGAACCCTCGTGATCTCCCCCGGCGCCTGGGCCCCGCGTGTCCTCGCCTCGCT is a window encoding:
- the solA gene encoding N-methyl-L-tryptophan oxidase, which produces MNSYDVIVLGLGGMGSAAAHHLAARGQRVLGLEQFGPAHALGSSHGGSRIIRQSYFEDPAYVPLLVRAYELWEDLEAASGADLLTLTGGLYVGPAESTTVAGSLAAAREWNLPHELLDAETIRVRFPTTAPDEDVVGLYEERAGFVRPEASVAAHLSVAGRLGADLHFEEPVLDWSAHSGGVAVTTARGTYTAGTLVISPGAWAPRVLASLGLPLRVERQVMYWFQPVGGVEPYLPDRHPIYVWEDRTGVQTYGFPSIDGPEGGVKIAFFRKGIDTTPDTLDREVHDDEITAMAERAGRDLPTLPGRFLRGAACMYTTTPDEHFVIAPHPEHERVVIACGFSGHGFKFVPVVGEILADLATDGTTRHPIALFDPARSSAAGSRT